In Necator americanus strain Aroian chromosome IV, whole genome shotgun sequence, the following proteins share a genomic window:
- a CDS encoding hypothetical protein (NECATOR_CHRIV.G13569.T3) — MEAVRVHRGSSRQNSKSSLETKESLNNCVVSIGKVQQTHDEQANSMDKIPLKEVPEKIFDKERAITYIRGKFLGKGGFARCYELTNSSTNEIFAGKIVSKTLLIKPYQREKMTQEVQIHRSLSHPHVLCARRSLMELHKRRRAVTEPEARYFTHQVCLAVDYLHDKKVIHRDLKLGNLFLNGELQVKIGDFGLATTVDNDGERKKTLCGTPNYIAPEVLDKKGHSFEVDVWAIGCILYTLLFGRPPFETKSLKETYSRIKLNQYRVPSNASQTAAHLIQNLLAADPAKRPTVKQVLAHDFFRSGFMPTRLPISCLTMAPKFNRHSEVGVTAQLDRHAVPAGVLSPKQLVKQDLMTGHVRALNAVPENKAVDGDRIDRGIALAKVPEDGYLSELYEQISSLLSARVPERQLRVEDEAPEAMPIFWISKWVDYSDKYGIGYQLCDNSVGVLFNDSSKLVLDEAGNELTYIEKNEKENYYGIDCYPDSLSKKVTLLKYFRTYMNEHLIKAGAHVVKKDGDDLARLPVLRYWFRTRSAIVLHLSNGTLQINFFEDHTKTIVCPLMGAITYIDEQRNFRVYKLSHLQTYGCTTALLSRLRYVKTMVERLMTSTSTRPGSISTVRTRSTSAPGSQTGRPQLRL; from the exons ATGGAAGCGGTTCGTGTTCATCGAGGATCATCTCGACAAAACAGTAAATCCAGCTTGGAAACG aaagaatcACTCAACAACTGCGTCGTATCCATTGGGAAAGTCCAGCAAACTCATGAC GAACAAGCTAATAGCATGGACAAAATCCCATTAAAAGAGGTGCCGGAAAAGATCTTCGATAAGGAACGGGCGATCACGTACATCCGAGGGAAATTCCTCGGTAAAGGTGGTTTTGCGAGATGTTATGAGCTGACGAATTCCTCAACGAACGAGATTTTTGCTGGTAAAATTGTCTCGAAAACGTTGCTTATTAAGCCATACCAGCGAGAGAAG ATGACTCAGGAAGTGCAAATCCATCGTAGCTTGAGCCATCCGCATGTG TTGTGTGCACGTCGATCATTGATGGAATTGCACAAAAGGAGAAGAGCAGTCACTGAGCCTGAAGCTCGTTATTTTACTCATcag GTGTGCTTAGCTGTCGATTATCTACACGACAAAAAAGTAATTCATCGTGACCTCAAGCTCGGTAATTTGTTCCTCAACGGCGAACTACAG GTAAAAATAGGAGATTTTGGGCTTGCAACCACTGTTGACAATGATGGGGAACGGAAGAAAACGTTATGCGGCACGCCCAACTACATAGCAC cTGAGGTTCTCGACAAGAAAGGACATTCATTCGAAGTTGATGTATGGGCAATAGGCTGTATATTGTACACTTTACTTTTTGGTCGTCCACCTTTTGAAACAAAATCCCTGAAG GAGACTTACAGTCGCATCAAGTTGAACCAGTATCGAGTTCCTTCCAATGCTTCGCAAACGGCTGCACATCTCATTCAGAATCTACTTGCTGCTGATCCCGCCAAGAGACCTACGGTGAAGCAG GTGTTGGCACATGACTTCTTCCGTTCCGGTTTCATGCCCACAAGACTTCCGATTTCTTGCCTTACGATGGCGCCTAAGTTCAACCGTCATAGTGAG GTTGGTGTCACTGCTCAACTTGATCGCCACGCAGTGCCTGCTGGAGTCCTCAGTCCTAAACAGCTTGTTAA ACAAGATCTCATGACCGGACATGTACGTGCTCTCAACGCTGTACCCGAGAATAAGGCGGTTGATGGGGATCGCATCGACAGAG GTATTGCGCTTGCGAAGGTGCCGGAGGATGGCTATCTATCCGAACTTTATGAGCAGATTTCTTCTCTGCTATCTGCTCGCGTACCGGAA CGACAACTACGTGTGGAAGATGAGGCACCGGAGGCAATGCCTATATTCTGGATTAGTAAATGGGTTGATTATTCTGATAAGTACGGGATCGGCTACCAACTTTGCGATAACTCG GTTGGAGTATTATTCAATGACAGTTCAAAACTCGTTCTGGATGAGGCTGGTAACGAGTTAACATACATTGAGAAGAATGAGAAAGAGAACTACTACGGGATTGACTGTTATCCCGACAGCTTATCTAAGAAG GTGACCTTACTGAAATACTTCCGAACCTACATGAATGAACACCTTATTAAAGCTGGAGCTCATGTTGTTAAAAAG GATGGCGATGACTTGGCACGTCTACCTGTGCTTCGTTATTGGTTCCGCACACGATCCGCCATTGTATTGCACCTGTCTAACGGAACCCtacaaattaatttctttgag GATCACACGAAAACAATAGTTTGCCCGTTGATGGGAGCAATCACCTACATCGATGAGCAGAGGAATTTCCGCGTTTATAAGCTTTCACATCTACAAACCTACGGATGCACGACG gCCCTCTTGAGTCGTCTTCGATACGTAAAGACCATGGTGGAGCGACTGATGACTTCAACCAGTACTCGTCCTGGATCAATAAGCACTGTGCGG ACCCGATCGACATCAGCGCCTGGTTCTCAGACCGGCCGACCACAACTACGTCtttga
- a CDS encoding hypothetical protein (NECATOR_CHRIV.G13569.T1) gives MEAVRVHRGSSRQNSKSSLETKESLNNCVVSIGKVQQTHDEQANSMDKIPLKEVPEKIFDKERAITYIRGKFLGKGGFARCYELTNSSTNEIFAGKIVSKTLLIKPYQREKMTQEVQIHRSLSHPHVVQLYSFFEDVDNVYITLELCARRSLMELHKRRRAVTEPEARYFTHQVCLAVDYLHDKKVIHRDLKLGNLFLNGELQVKIGDFGLATTVDNDGERKKTLCGTPNYIAPEVLDKKGHSFEVDVWAIGCILYTLLFGRPPFETKSLKETYSRIKLNQYRVPSNASQTAAHLIQNLLAADPAKRPTVKQVLAHDFFRSGFMPTRLPISCLTMAPKFNRHSEVGVTAQLDRHAVPAGVLSPKQLVKQDLMTGHVRALNAVPENKAVDGDRIDRGIALAKVPEDGYLSELYEQISSLLSARVPERQLRVEDEAPEAMPIFWISKWVDYSDKYGIGYQLCDNSVGVLFNDSSKLVLDEAGNELTYIEKNEKENYYGIDCYPDSLSKKVTLLKYFRTYMNEHLIKAGAHVVKKDGDDLARLPVLRYWFRTRSAIVLHLSNGTLQINFFEDHTKTIVCPLMGAITYIDEQRNFRVYKLSHLQTYGCTTALLSRLRYVKTMVERLMTSTSTRPGSISTVRTRSTSAPGSQTGRPQLRL, from the exons ATGGAAGCGGTTCGTGTTCATCGAGGATCATCTCGACAAAACAGTAAATCCAGCTTGGAAACG aaagaatcACTCAACAACTGCGTCGTATCCATTGGGAAAGTCCAGCAAACTCATGAC GAACAAGCTAATAGCATGGACAAAATCCCATTAAAAGAGGTGCCGGAAAAGATCTTCGATAAGGAACGGGCGATCACGTACATCCGAGGGAAATTCCTCGGTAAAGGTGGTTTTGCGAGATGTTATGAGCTGACGAATTCCTCAACGAACGAGATTTTTGCTGGTAAAATTGTCTCGAAAACGTTGCTTATTAAGCCATACCAGCGAGAGAAG ATGACTCAGGAAGTGCAAATCCATCGTAGCTTGAGCCATCCGCATGTGGTACAGCTTTACAGCTTTTTTGAAGACGTTGACAATGTTTATATCACTCTGGAGTTGTGTGCACGTCGATCATTGATGGAATTGCACAAAAGGAGAAGAGCAGTCACTGAGCCTGAAGCTCGTTATTTTACTCATcag GTGTGCTTAGCTGTCGATTATCTACACGACAAAAAAGTAATTCATCGTGACCTCAAGCTCGGTAATTTGTTCCTCAACGGCGAACTACAG GTAAAAATAGGAGATTTTGGGCTTGCAACCACTGTTGACAATGATGGGGAACGGAAGAAAACGTTATGCGGCACGCCCAACTACATAGCAC cTGAGGTTCTCGACAAGAAAGGACATTCATTCGAAGTTGATGTATGGGCAATAGGCTGTATATTGTACACTTTACTTTTTGGTCGTCCACCTTTTGAAACAAAATCCCTGAAG GAGACTTACAGTCGCATCAAGTTGAACCAGTATCGAGTTCCTTCCAATGCTTCGCAAACGGCTGCACATCTCATTCAGAATCTACTTGCTGCTGATCCCGCCAAGAGACCTACGGTGAAGCAG GTGTTGGCACATGACTTCTTCCGTTCCGGTTTCATGCCCACAAGACTTCCGATTTCTTGCCTTACGATGGCGCCTAAGTTCAACCGTCATAGTGAG GTTGGTGTCACTGCTCAACTTGATCGCCACGCAGTGCCTGCTGGAGTCCTCAGTCCTAAACAGCTTGTTAA ACAAGATCTCATGACCGGACATGTACGTGCTCTCAACGCTGTACCCGAGAATAAGGCGGTTGATGGGGATCGCATCGACAGAG GTATTGCGCTTGCGAAGGTGCCGGAGGATGGCTATCTATCCGAACTTTATGAGCAGATTTCTTCTCTGCTATCTGCTCGCGTACCGGAA CGACAACTACGTGTGGAAGATGAGGCACCGGAGGCAATGCCTATATTCTGGATTAGTAAATGGGTTGATTATTCTGATAAGTACGGGATCGGCTACCAACTTTGCGATAACTCG GTTGGAGTATTATTCAATGACAGTTCAAAACTCGTTCTGGATGAGGCTGGTAACGAGTTAACATACATTGAGAAGAATGAGAAAGAGAACTACTACGGGATTGACTGTTATCCCGACAGCTTATCTAAGAAG GTGACCTTACTGAAATACTTCCGAACCTACATGAATGAACACCTTATTAAAGCTGGAGCTCATGTTGTTAAAAAG GATGGCGATGACTTGGCACGTCTACCTGTGCTTCGTTATTGGTTCCGCACACGATCCGCCATTGTATTGCACCTGTCTAACGGAACCCtacaaattaatttctttgag GATCACACGAAAACAATAGTTTGCCCGTTGATGGGAGCAATCACCTACATCGATGAGCAGAGGAATTTCCGCGTTTATAAGCTTTCACATCTACAAACCTACGGATGCACGACG gCCCTCTTGAGTCGTCTTCGATACGTAAAGACCATGGTGGAGCGACTGATGACTTCAACCAGTACTCGTCCTGGATCAATAAGCACTGTGCGG ACCCGATCGACATCAGCGCCTGGTTCTCAGACCGGCCGACCACAACTACGTCtttga
- a CDS encoding hypothetical protein (NECATOR_CHRIV.G13569.T2), protein MEAVRVHRGSSRQNSKSSLETKESLNNCVVSIGKVQQTHDEQANSMDKIPLKEVPEKIFDKERAITYIRGKFLGKGGFARCYELTNSSTNEIFAGKIVSKTLLIKPYQREKMTQEVQIHRSLSHPHVLCARRSLMELHKRRRAVTEPEARYFTHQVCLAVDYLHDKKVIHRDLKLGNLFLNGELQVKIGDFGLATTVDNDGERKKTLCGTPNYIAPEVLDKKGHSFEVDVWAIGCILYTLLFGRPPFETKSLKETYSRIKLNQYRVPSNASQTAAHLIQNLLAADPAKRPTVKQVLAHDFFRSGFMPTRLPISCLTMAPKFNRHSEVGVTAQLDRHAVPAGVLSPKQLVKQDLMTGHVRALNAVPENKAVDGDRIDRGIALAKVPEDGYLSELYEQISSLLSARVPERQLRVEDEAPEAMPIFWISKWVDYSDKYGIGYQLCDNSVGVLFNDSSKLVLDEAGNELTYIEKNEKENYYGIDCYPDSLSKKVTLLKYFRTYMNEHLIKAGAHVVKKDGDDLARLPVLRYWFRTRSAIVLHLSNGTLQINFFEDHTKTIVCPLMGAITYIDEQRNFRVYKLSHLQTYGCTTALLSRLRYVKTMVERLMTSTSTRPGSISTTRSTSAPGSQTGRPQLRL, encoded by the exons ATGGAAGCGGTTCGTGTTCATCGAGGATCATCTCGACAAAACAGTAAATCCAGCTTGGAAACG aaagaatcACTCAACAACTGCGTCGTATCCATTGGGAAAGTCCAGCAAACTCATGAC GAACAAGCTAATAGCATGGACAAAATCCCATTAAAAGAGGTGCCGGAAAAGATCTTCGATAAGGAACGGGCGATCACGTACATCCGAGGGAAATTCCTCGGTAAAGGTGGTTTTGCGAGATGTTATGAGCTGACGAATTCCTCAACGAACGAGATTTTTGCTGGTAAAATTGTCTCGAAAACGTTGCTTATTAAGCCATACCAGCGAGAGAAG ATGACTCAGGAAGTGCAAATCCATCGTAGCTTGAGCCATCCGCATGTG TTGTGTGCACGTCGATCATTGATGGAATTGCACAAAAGGAGAAGAGCAGTCACTGAGCCTGAAGCTCGTTATTTTACTCATcag GTGTGCTTAGCTGTCGATTATCTACACGACAAAAAAGTAATTCATCGTGACCTCAAGCTCGGTAATTTGTTCCTCAACGGCGAACTACAG GTAAAAATAGGAGATTTTGGGCTTGCAACCACTGTTGACAATGATGGGGAACGGAAGAAAACGTTATGCGGCACGCCCAACTACATAGCAC cTGAGGTTCTCGACAAGAAAGGACATTCATTCGAAGTTGATGTATGGGCAATAGGCTGTATATTGTACACTTTACTTTTTGGTCGTCCACCTTTTGAAACAAAATCCCTGAAG GAGACTTACAGTCGCATCAAGTTGAACCAGTATCGAGTTCCTTCCAATGCTTCGCAAACGGCTGCACATCTCATTCAGAATCTACTTGCTGCTGATCCCGCCAAGAGACCTACGGTGAAGCAG GTGTTGGCACATGACTTCTTCCGTTCCGGTTTCATGCCCACAAGACTTCCGATTTCTTGCCTTACGATGGCGCCTAAGTTCAACCGTCATAGTGAG GTTGGTGTCACTGCTCAACTTGATCGCCACGCAGTGCCTGCTGGAGTCCTCAGTCCTAAACAGCTTGTTAA ACAAGATCTCATGACCGGACATGTACGTGCTCTCAACGCTGTACCCGAGAATAAGGCGGTTGATGGGGATCGCATCGACAGAG GTATTGCGCTTGCGAAGGTGCCGGAGGATGGCTATCTATCCGAACTTTATGAGCAGATTTCTTCTCTGCTATCTGCTCGCGTACCGGAA CGACAACTACGTGTGGAAGATGAGGCACCGGAGGCAATGCCTATATTCTGGATTAGTAAATGGGTTGATTATTCTGATAAGTACGGGATCGGCTACCAACTTTGCGATAACTCG GTTGGAGTATTATTCAATGACAGTTCAAAACTCGTTCTGGATGAGGCTGGTAACGAGTTAACATACATTGAGAAGAATGAGAAAGAGAACTACTACGGGATTGACTGTTATCCCGACAGCTTATCTAAGAAG GTGACCTTACTGAAATACTTCCGAACCTACATGAATGAACACCTTATTAAAGCTGGAGCTCATGTTGTTAAAAAG GATGGCGATGACTTGGCACGTCTACCTGTGCTTCGTTATTGGTTCCGCACACGATCCGCCATTGTATTGCACCTGTCTAACGGAACCCtacaaattaatttctttgag GATCACACGAAAACAATAGTTTGCCCGTTGATGGGAGCAATCACCTACATCGATGAGCAGAGGAATTTCCGCGTTTATAAGCTTTCACATCTACAAACCTACGGATGCACGACG gCCCTCTTGAGTCGTCTTCGATACGTAAAGACCATGGTGGAGCGACTGATGACTTCAACCAGTACTCGTCCTGGATCAATAAGCACT ACCCGATCGACATCAGCGCCTGGTTCTCAGACCGGCCGACCACAACTACGTCtttga
- a CDS encoding hypothetical protein (NECATOR_CHRIV.G13570.T1) has product MSDSDTGSDDNEQKNDDVNSQSHNSDSTPSHRSDTPSHRSNTPSHRSNHDENSQDLPSDRGSEKSDSERSSASPRKNKKSLIDDSSEDEGTKSGGEAAATATARIFGDDVSSSDSDDERGDAVKKKRNEKDADGDMSDASGKSGDSIHGIRMYPEQEEEPEKELPPTIIETTMSKVDCDFGDGIQFMKIPNFFSVALKPFDPETYEEDEDDDHVDEEGRNRLKLKAENTIRWRLAQDADGNVIKESNTKIIRWSDGSMSMVIGKEVFDVESVPIHGSMQHLFIRQGTGLVAQKIFDRKLIFRPHSTDSETHRKVTMNMAERTRKSGQVRMVAEVGSNPEQARREAVRREEEALRAAIRKETQQRRTKDRHRPNAAYLEGRPDYSDEEAEHTPRGRGRGFDAPLIGASDSEDSDVGRRGNEKEAEDSDEEFRRKKQQQKKKIVTSDEESD; this is encoded by the exons ATGTCAGACTCGGATACTGGCAGCGATGATAATGAACAGAAGAATGACGATGTGAACAGTCAAAG TCATAATTCCGATTCTACACCTTCACATCGGTCCGATACACCTTCACATCGATCGAATACGCCCTCACATCGATCTAACCATGATGAAAACTCTCAGGATTTGCCAAGTGACAGAG GCTCAGAAAAAAGTGACTCCGAACGCTCATCAGCATCACCacggaaaaacaaaaagagctTGATTGATGATAGTTCCGAAGACGAG GGAACAAAAAGCGGCGGCGAAGCAGCGGCAACTGCTACTGCCCGAATCTTTGGTGATGATGTATCATCATCAGATTCCGATGACGAACGAGGAGATGctgtcaaaaagaaaagaaatgaaaaggatgCAGATGGGGACATGTCGGATGCAAGTGGAAAAA GTGGTGATAGCATTCATGGCATTCGAATGTACCcagaacaagaagaagaaccaGAGAAAGAACTTCCACCAACAATTATTGAA ACGACGATGAGCAAAGTGGATTGCGATTTTGGGGATGGTATCCAGTTTATGAAA ATACCGAACTTCTTCTCTGTTGCGCTAAAACCTTTCGACCCAGAGACTTATGAGGAAGACGAGGACGACGATCATGTAGACGAGGAAGGTCGGAATCGCTTGAAACTGAAG GCTGAAAACACTATTCGGTGGCGATTAGCTCAAGACGCTGACGGCAACGTTATTAAAGAAAGCAATACAAAAATTATCAGATGGAGTGATGGAAG tATGTCGATGGTGATCGGTAAGGAAGTGTTCGATGTAGAATCAGTTCCCATTCACGGCAGCATGCAGCACCTTTTCATCCGGCAAGGAACTGGCCTTGTTGCTCAGAAGATTTTTGACAGGAAACTGATATTTCGTCCTCATTCAACTGATAGTGAGACGCATAGAAAG GTCACAATGAACATGGCGGAAAGGACGCGTAAAAGTGGCCAAGTTCGGATGGTTGCGGAAGTTGGTTCAAATCCGGAACAAGCCAGAAGA GAGGCAGTTCGTAGAGAGGAGGAAGCCCTTAGGGCTGCTATTCGTAAGGAAACACAACAACGACGCACGAAAGACCGGCATCGTCCGAACGCTGCTTATCTGGAAGGCAGACCTGACTACTCAG ATGAAGAAGCTGAGCATACTCCAAGAGGTCGCGGTAGAGGATTTGATGCGCCTTTAATTGGTGCGAGCGACTCAGAAGATAGTGATGTTGGTCGTCGCGGGAATGAGAAGGAAGCGGAGGATTCTGATGAG GAATtccgaagaaagaaacaacaacagaagaagaagatcgtTACGAGTGATGAAGAGAGCGACTAA